One Gordonia sp. SID5947 genomic region harbors:
- a CDS encoding YbaB/EbfC family nucleoid-associated protein has product MSWAMDELEARARRQLDSLTDVNERLARIVATETSPDGEVRADVDGMGALVGLQLSDRVGKLTGKQLEQLIIATANVACQKAFAQRAKIYEEFSEEFAGLVAAPGSSPDDSSPEARPE; this is encoded by the coding sequence GTGAGCTGGGCGATGGACGAATTGGAGGCGCGGGCACGTCGTCAGCTCGACAGCCTCACCGATGTCAACGAACGGCTCGCGCGGATCGTCGCCACCGAGACCTCACCCGACGGTGAGGTGCGTGCCGATGTCGATGGCATGGGAGCGCTTGTCGGACTGCAACTTTCGGACCGAGTAGGCAAGCTGACCGGTAAGCAGCTGGAGCAGCTCATCATCGCGACCGCGAACGTCGCATGTCAGAAGGCCTTCGCGCAGCGAGCGAAGATCTATGAGGAGTTCTCCGAGGAGTTCGCCGGCCTCGTCGCCGCCCCGGGTTCGTCGCCGGATGATTCGTCTCCTGAGGCTCGCCCTGAATGA
- a CDS encoding DUF4328 domain-containing protein has translation MRVVDGELVGGPAGSPAPQHETPVPASASPSSHPSSGPRSSRLYRSRHVRWVARRPPEAIPARRRTGPSGPRPIPRYVYVPRWGLRDAPPEATVDSRDPFEELTATLLSALRLLTAALGFAAVVHLLRYVLAVVNRSVPVAGWTDRATAFLVIFGGLVAFGVFVYASVVFARWIIVLRADAYRRHHLRDPRPRWQIAVLAAVPLVNVAGAAILLHEVARMRDDLDAERTRSRLTKLWVAWTVVNVLALVAVVTRTVAAVSGSIQTSANGLAAVVISSAVSGVFAWWLGKRLLTVFGAPQDEPVPARRWVAVA, from the coding sequence TTGCGCGTCGTCGACGGCGAGCTGGTCGGTGGCCCCGCCGGCTCGCCTGCACCGCAGCACGAGACACCGGTTCCCGCGTCCGCGTCGCCGTCGAGTCATCCCTCGAGCGGCCCACGGAGCAGTCGGCTCTACCGGAGCAGGCATGTCCGGTGGGTCGCCCGCCGACCGCCCGAGGCCATCCCGGCCCGGCGTCGAACAGGGCCTTCCGGCCCGCGACCCATCCCGCGTTATGTCTATGTCCCGCGCTGGGGCCTCCGCGATGCGCCGCCGGAAGCCACCGTCGACAGTCGTGACCCGTTCGAGGAATTGACGGCCACCCTCCTCTCCGCCCTCCGGCTCCTCACTGCTGCTCTCGGATTCGCGGCGGTCGTCCACTTGCTGCGATACGTCCTGGCCGTGGTGAACAGATCGGTACCGGTGGCAGGTTGGACGGACCGGGCAACCGCGTTCCTGGTGATCTTCGGTGGGCTGGTGGCCTTCGGCGTCTTCGTTTACGCGTCCGTGGTCTTCGCACGGTGGATCATCGTGCTGCGAGCAGATGCCTACCGGCGGCACCATCTCCGTGACCCGCGGCCGCGCTGGCAGATCGCGGTGCTGGCTGCGGTCCCGCTCGTGAACGTCGCCGGGGCAGCCATCCTGCTGCATGAGGTCGCCCGGATGCGCGACGACCTCGACGCCGAACGCACGCGGAGCAGGCTCACCAAGCTCTGGGTCGCCTGGACGGTCGTCAACGTGCTCGCGCTGGTCGCAGTGGTGACACGTACGGTTGCGGCGGTGTCGGGTTCGATCCAGACGTCGGCCAACGGCCTGGCCGCAGTGGTCATCAGCTCGGCGGTCTCCGGCGTCTTCGCGTGGTGGCTCGGCAAACGCCTGCTGACGGTCTTCGGAGCGCCGCAGGACGAGCCCGTGCCGGCAAGACGCTGGGTGGCTGTCGCATGA
- a CDS encoding Tox-REase-5 domain-containing protein, translating to MRKAQIAAGAMVAVLVVVIVVTVSGVVPRSTTGEAVSDAPTRAQKELDHATTAMADAPAASYSGEIVAGGQSMQVQDLTVTAAGDVHGTVTLDGQPAEVLMIAGGTYLKAGAAFWDAHSAGADRSVRHDSSGAAGNWALVPPDFLGIDLGATLRPASFGLGSQDQDQRIFESDNTTPVPEADQTPDRRVRSTSDPQGLRAGPVESDGQTLVAGDNPVRVNADGSIWGIAGPVRTAPTDRPTTTKLKVTLLTDDEVKSFYSTIQGFSDPLSRVAAPQVDVPKPSGNLDACTNTFCVLEYQFTNSMPGADRGTVTIQQTSSLTVNGAPAGSCARTVTMPMNGAGQSTCTFRFPDPRTRTINYHADSNFDISATAEKDVRVIVESAEKGRDIATAQPGHWYPGGYKADPVARRFNQQIAGVPSGFGYLVGDVPFDGRDADGTLLMTAAPGYDDHVRGGSFDPSWAGTQQVAEQAKKAKAAAGDQPVRWVFAEQNSANAMSKLLADNQISGIDVATVPASS from the coding sequence ATGCGCAAGGCGCAGATCGCGGCAGGCGCGATGGTTGCCGTGCTGGTTGTGGTGATCGTGGTGACCGTCAGCGGGGTCGTTCCGCGCTCGACGACGGGTGAGGCGGTGTCCGACGCGCCGACCCGCGCCCAGAAGGAACTCGACCACGCGACCACGGCGATGGCCGACGCCCCCGCCGCTTCCTACAGCGGTGAGATCGTCGCGGGCGGTCAGTCGATGCAGGTGCAGGATCTGACGGTGACGGCTGCCGGGGATGTCCACGGCACGGTGACCCTCGACGGGCAGCCGGCCGAGGTGCTGATGATCGCCGGCGGCACGTATCTCAAGGCCGGCGCCGCGTTCTGGGATGCACACAGCGCGGGCGCGGACCGCTCGGTCCGGCACGATTCGTCTGGGGCCGCGGGCAATTGGGCGCTCGTGCCTCCGGACTTCCTGGGCATCGACCTCGGAGCCACCTTGCGGCCGGCCTCGTTCGGGCTCGGTTCCCAAGACCAGGACCAACGAATTTTCGAGAGCGACAACACGACACCGGTTCCCGAGGCCGATCAGACACCTGATCGTCGCGTCCGGTCGACCTCTGACCCGCAGGGGCTTCGCGCCGGGCCGGTCGAATCCGACGGCCAGACCCTCGTCGCCGGGGACAACCCAGTACGCGTCAACGCCGACGGCAGCATCTGGGGCATCGCCGGGCCGGTCCGTACCGCACCCACCGATCGTCCGACCACCACCAAGCTCAAGGTCACACTGCTCACCGATGACGAGGTGAAGTCCTTCTATTCGACGATCCAGGGCTTCTCCGACCCACTGTCGAGAGTCGCGGCGCCGCAGGTCGACGTACCGAAACCCAGCGGCAATCTCGACGCTTGTACAAACACCTTCTGCGTCCTCGAGTACCAGTTCACCAACAGCATGCCCGGTGCCGACCGCGGCACCGTGACCATCCAGCAGACGTCGTCGCTCACGGTCAACGGTGCGCCGGCCGGATCCTGCGCGCGGACAGTCACCATGCCCATGAACGGCGCGGGGCAGTCGACGTGCACGTTCCGCTTCCCCGATCCCCGCACTCGGACCATCAATTATCACGCGGACAGCAACTTCGACATCTCCGCCACCGCGGAGAAGGATGTCAGGGTGATCGTGGAGTCGGCCGAGAAGGGTCGCGACATCGCGACCGCGCAACCGGGCCACTGGTATCCGGGCGGGTACAAGGCCGATCCGGTGGCGCGCCGATTCAATCAGCAGATCGCCGGTGTGCCTTCCGGTTTCGGCTACCTGGTGGGTGACGTCCCGTTCGACGGCCGCGACGCGGACGGCACGTTGCTGATGACGGCCGCACCCGGGTACGACGATCACGTGCGCGGTGGGAGTTTCGACCCGTCGTGGGCCGGGACGCAGCAGGTGGCCGAGCAGGCGAAGAAGGCGAAGGCCGCGGCCGGCGATCAACCCGTGCGCTGGGTGTTCGCCGAGCAGAACTCGGCGAACGCCATGTCGAAACTGTTGGCCGACAACCAGATCTCTGGGATCGACGTGGCGACGGTGCCGGCCTCGAGCTGA
- a CDS encoding DUF5926 family protein: protein MAKKSKRGSGPRPGSNRAERVAARKERQLAAMAPPPRPFAGLAAECDLVALRAFVASAIADLPLVEPGPTKPELTSAVPDDATPQASSTRPEGVRNEVRLATILPGAVPALVRDATNGPEGLVAMQTDPEPADLPGSLADAIEWAAHAEPDADYEPVGTERVLTELLDADAALDLVVYDDFSWWFPAGSDIPPEIADMLERANDSIMPTARLNPKSGVGAPWWVDAGERAHLRWVRPEDEDDLMTALARLHAADRLTLGEGSRFAGSFRTHGLLVPVFDLDNELHHEEWYPGLDQFDEWLTEAMAQTGDLTTAELRSRDGIRGRQVTLR, encoded by the coding sequence ATGGCGAAGAAGAGCAAGCGGGGCAGCGGACCGCGTCCGGGGAGCAATCGGGCCGAGCGTGTGGCGGCACGTAAGGAGCGGCAACTCGCCGCGATGGCTCCGCCGCCCAGGCCCTTTGCCGGATTGGCGGCCGAATGCGACCTGGTCGCGTTGCGCGCATTCGTCGCCTCGGCGATTGCCGACCTCCCGCTCGTCGAGCCCGGACCGACGAAGCCCGAACTGACCTCGGCGGTGCCGGACGACGCCACGCCGCAGGCGAGTTCCACACGCCCGGAAGGGGTCCGGAACGAGGTTCGGCTCGCGACGATCCTGCCCGGTGCGGTGCCGGCGTTGGTCCGCGACGCGACGAACGGACCGGAGGGGCTCGTCGCCATGCAGACCGATCCGGAGCCCGCCGACCTGCCCGGCTCCCTCGCCGACGCGATCGAGTGGGCGGCGCACGCCGAGCCGGACGCCGACTACGAGCCGGTCGGCACGGAGCGGGTTCTGACCGAGTTGCTCGACGCGGACGCCGCGCTGGATCTTGTCGTCTACGACGACTTCTCGTGGTGGTTCCCGGCCGGCTCGGACATCCCGCCGGAGATCGCCGACATGCTGGAGCGGGCCAATGACTCGATCATGCCCACCGCCCGGTTGAACCCGAAGAGCGGTGTCGGTGCACCCTGGTGGGTCGACGCCGGGGAACGCGCCCATCTGCGGTGGGTGCGGCCCGAGGACGAGGACGACCTGATGACCGCGCTGGCCCGACTGCACGCCGCGGATCGGCTGACGCTGGGAGAGGGTTCACGTTTCGCCGGGTCGTTCCGCACCCACGGGCTGCTGGTGCCGGTGTTCGACCTGGACAACGAGCTCCACCACGAGGAGTGGTACCCCGGGCTCGACCAGTTCGACGAGTGGTTGACCGAGGCGATGGCACAGACCGGTGACCTCACCACCGCAGAGCTCCGGTCGCGGGACGGTATCCGCGGCCGTCAGGTCACATTGCGGTAG
- a CDS encoding MinD/ParA family protein — MPATPPWLLGGGPSVPPPPASAPRPERSADQTTPPDERVPPPPSRPPLRVVPRTEADETETDSSAPVEPSKESGADTAPVQAAPAPYPPAPPTGWAPPPQSQVPRPTPASPPQAGYPPPPYPPPPYPQPEQPLPPRPGTPPQPHDPNRDRSVPPQESQQYAAPPQFAPPQLAPQQFAPQQFGPQGFGPQGFGAPDSDSTLDPHALLRKSRRAPQTGWRRTVHKISGGTINPGDSQQTVYFDELVRKVNAPVRGDYRIAVLSLKGGVGKTTTTVGLGSTFADLRGDRVIAVDANPDLGTLSQRVRLQTGSTVRDVLLDDSIFRYSDIRRHTSQAASRLEVLASERDPATAETFNEQDYRSVMRILQRYYNIILTDCGTGMSHSAMDGVLDLAESLILVSTPAIDGARSASATLDWLEAHGYGHLVSRAVVVLSGPRRGDVKIDLDQLGQHFLARTRAVQTIPYDDHLAEGAEVDLAMLNKATRRAYVELAATVAEGFALTSEPGDHRFTH; from the coding sequence ATGCCTGCCACGCCACCGTGGCTACTCGGGGGAGGGCCCAGCGTGCCACCCCCGCCGGCGTCGGCGCCGAGGCCCGAACGGTCCGCTGACCAAACGACTCCGCCGGACGAGAGAGTGCCACCGCCACCGTCACGACCGCCCCTGCGGGTTGTACCGAGGACGGAAGCAGACGAAACGGAAACGGATTCTTCGGCACCCGTCGAACCCAGCAAGGAGTCGGGCGCCGACACCGCGCCGGTCCAGGCCGCGCCGGCCCCCTATCCGCCTGCCCCGCCCACCGGGTGGGCACCGCCGCCGCAGTCGCAGGTTCCTCGTCCGACCCCCGCGTCACCTCCGCAGGCGGGCTACCCGCCGCCGCCGTATCCGCCACCGCCGTATCCGCAGCCGGAGCAACCGCTTCCGCCGCGCCCGGGCACCCCGCCGCAACCGCACGATCCGAACCGGGATCGATCCGTTCCGCCGCAGGAATCGCAGCAGTACGCAGCACCCCCACAGTTCGCACCACCACAGCTCGCGCCACAGCAATTCGCGCCACAGCAGTTCGGTCCACAGGGGTTCGGTCCACAGGGGTTCGGGGCGCCCGACTCCGACTCGACGCTGGACCCGCACGCCCTGCTGCGCAAGTCGCGACGGGCGCCGCAGACCGGCTGGCGTCGCACCGTGCACAAGATCTCCGGCGGCACCATCAACCCGGGCGACTCGCAACAGACCGTCTACTTCGACGAACTCGTCCGCAAGGTCAACGCACCCGTTCGTGGCGACTATCGGATCGCGGTGCTCTCCCTGAAGGGCGGCGTCGGCAAGACCACCACGACCGTGGGCCTGGGCTCCACCTTCGCGGATCTGCGTGGCGATCGCGTCATCGCGGTCGATGCCAACCCGGACCTCGGCACCTTGTCGCAGCGCGTGCGTCTGCAGACCGGTTCCACCGTGCGCGACGTGCTGCTCGACGACTCGATCTTCCGGTACTCCGACATCCGGCGCCACACCTCCCAGGCCGCGAGCAGACTCGAGGTGCTCGCCTCCGAACGCGATCCCGCGACGGCGGAGACCTTCAACGAGCAGGACTACCGCAGTGTCATGCGAATCCTGCAGCGCTACTACAACATCATCCTGACCGACTGCGGAACCGGTATGTCGCATTCGGCGATGGACGGAGTCCTCGACCTCGCGGAATCGCTGATCCTGGTGTCCACACCGGCCATCGACGGTGCGCGCAGTGCAAGCGCCACCCTGGACTGGCTCGAGGCGCATGGCTACGGTCATCTGGTGTCTCGTGCGGTGGTGGTCTTGAGCGGCCCGCGCCGTGGCGACGTCAAGATCGACCTCGACCAACTCGGTCAGCACTTCCTCGCGCGCACCCGTGCCGTTCAGACGATTCCATACGACGACCACCTCGCGGAGGGCGCCGAAGTGGATCTTGCGATGCTGAACAAGGCCACGCGGCGCGCCTACGTCGAGCTGGCGGCGACGGTGGCCGAGGGCTTCGCACTCACGTCCGAACCCGGCGACCACCGGTTCACTCACTAG
- a CDS encoding PPE domain-containing protein encodes MIVGFTGVIWEGRPAERLAHDLHNGLGPARMAESGAAWTAVAGELAEIGVEYGKILTELGVHWESHSYNHAFEKLMQFAPWFADAANQAVQTAAAAEGQAVATTVALTAMPNPVEIQATKAVQEALSHVHAAAGSPLIAAAANTERTQQDQKQRASRVMESYERASTPIEKPWTLPKPPHIVSEAALNAEAAAAREAAEKAKAIAQGTGIQAGLAMAPMFGAARGIDITREKSRYATTELAASGDAPTQLVEGTGSSEPDRSSGSVPMAAGAGAGAAAAGARSGDDEHRPASAEPTQSSAGASSPGVNLPAGWVQADQHDTEVSWSDIAGRYETPSAPTLPEGVLDLGDGQVSPAVLGAPDDRGRD; translated from the coding sequence ATGATCGTCGGATTCACCGGTGTGATCTGGGAGGGGCGTCCCGCGGAGCGGCTCGCCCACGACCTGCACAACGGGCTCGGTCCTGCACGAATGGCCGAGAGCGGTGCCGCGTGGACCGCGGTGGCGGGTGAACTCGCGGAGATCGGTGTGGAGTACGGCAAGATCCTCACCGAGCTCGGGGTGCACTGGGAGTCGCACTCGTACAACCATGCTTTCGAGAAGCTGATGCAGTTCGCACCCTGGTTCGCCGACGCGGCGAACCAGGCGGTCCAGACTGCGGCCGCGGCGGAGGGGCAGGCGGTGGCCACGACAGTTGCGCTGACCGCCATGCCCAATCCGGTGGAGATCCAGGCCACGAAGGCCGTGCAGGAGGCGTTGTCCCATGTGCACGCCGCCGCCGGCTCGCCGCTGATCGCGGCTGCGGCGAACACCGAACGGACACAGCAGGATCAGAAGCAGCGTGCCTCACGGGTGATGGAGAGCTACGAACGTGCGTCCACACCGATCGAGAAACCCTGGACGCTCCCCAAACCCCCGCACATCGTGTCCGAGGCGGCACTGAATGCCGAGGCCGCCGCAGCCCGTGAGGCCGCGGAGAAGGCAAAGGCAATCGCGCAGGGCACCGGCATCCAGGCCGGTCTCGCGATGGCGCCGATGTTCGGCGCGGCTCGTGGGATCGACATCACGCGCGAGAAATCCAGGTACGCCACAACCGAATTGGCGGCGAGCGGCGACGCTCCCACACAACTCGTGGAGGGCACGGGATCGTCCGAGCCCGACCGTTCGTCGGGCTCGGTCCCGATGGCTGCGGGCGCAGGCGCGGGTGCGGCGGCAGCGGGCGCGCGATCGGGCGATGACGAGCACCGGCCGGCTTCCGCCGAGCCGACGCAGAGCAGTGCCGGCGCTTCGTCACCGGGTGTGAATCTCCCCGCCGGCTGGGTTCAGGCCGATCAGCACGACACCGAGGTCTCCTGGTCCGACATCGCCGGACGGTACGAGACGCCCTCGGCGCCGACACTTCCCGAGGGCGTGCTCGATCTCGGTGACGGACAGGTCTCGCCCGCCGTCCTCGGTGCCCCCGACGACAGGGGTCGCGACTGA
- a CDS encoding C40 family peptidase, translating into MFPLALLLAPLQALLHSFGTGLMPVDGPSAQLRQTSEVLDHVRRQSVTATAALDHQWSGGAAERTVEVMEAMHLDTAHASDRGNDIATVMETASEIVNGGYRDLAAILESFVEITTAAGPSLLTPAGWPVLTQVAEQHLRRAVSVVERVRADVAGEARKLQRIAEQQSADQRRFSDRDKQLDRARQSLSGASPSSSGSAEDAAAQGITSESLPGGGVRLTLPNGKVVTAPNEKAANAVRAALTQQGVPYVWGGTSPGKGLDCSGLTQYSYRQAGVELPRTADQQAIGQRVPDGQAMAGDLVVWDGHVAMALGDGTLIEAGDPVAISGMRTDNIGMQYMGVYRPTAAGGAAAA; encoded by the coding sequence ATGTTCCCGCTTGCGCTCCTGCTGGCGCCACTGCAGGCGTTGTTGCACTCCTTCGGCACCGGCCTGATGCCCGTCGACGGTCCGTCCGCTCAGCTGCGTCAGACCAGCGAGGTCCTGGATCACGTACGGCGACAGTCAGTCACCGCCACCGCGGCCCTCGATCATCAGTGGAGTGGCGGCGCGGCCGAGCGGACCGTCGAGGTGATGGAGGCGATGCACCTCGACACCGCTCATGCGTCCGATCGGGGCAACGACATCGCGACAGTGATGGAGACGGCCAGTGAGATCGTCAACGGCGGCTACCGAGATCTCGCGGCGATCCTCGAGTCCTTCGTGGAGATCACCACCGCTGCCGGTCCGTCATTGCTCACCCCCGCGGGCTGGCCGGTACTCACGCAAGTGGCCGAGCAGCATCTCCGACGTGCCGTGTCCGTCGTCGAACGGGTCCGGGCTGACGTGGCCGGCGAAGCCCGGAAGCTGCAGAGGATCGCCGAGCAACAATCCGCCGACCAGCGCAGGTTCAGTGACCGCGACAAGCAGCTCGACCGGGCCCGACAGTCCTTGTCGGGTGCGTCGCCGTCATCGTCCGGCAGCGCCGAAGATGCTGCCGCACAAGGGATAACGTCGGAGAGCCTACCGGGCGGCGGCGTGCGGCTGACGTTGCCGAACGGCAAGGTGGTGACTGCGCCCAACGAGAAGGCCGCGAACGCAGTCCGCGCCGCACTGACCCAGCAGGGTGTTCCGTACGTGTGGGGCGGAACCTCGCCGGGCAAGGGCCTCGATTGCAGTGGGCTCACCCAGTATTCGTATCGGCAGGCCGGGGTCGAACTACCCCGGACCGCCGATCAGCAGGCCATCGGCCAGCGCGTGCCGGACGGTCAGGCGATGGCGGGCGATCTGGTGGTGTGGGACGGGCACGTCGCGATGGCGCTCGGCGACGGGACGTTGATCGAGGCCGGTGATCCGGTGGCCATTTCCGGCATGCGAACCGACAACATCGGCATGCAGTACATGGGGGTGTACCGGCCGACCGCGGCCGGCGGTGCGGCCGCAGCCTGA
- the eccA gene encoding type VII secretion AAA-ATPase EccA gives MADFMQARRVFDAGVLAWGIPVDGQEAERDERYASLAFKRATEYAPMMADAWLGRLATGDNSVDVLFNIYKYRDSLFVEQRRLGLPPRTLAGRASTGLLIDYPVSDPFEAAAAYACAMIGEGDHDGAEAAIDSVSTPDKPPIVDFARGLLHFRTQRWPDVLTSLAQSQNWPDEYMKTVGDLMVGSSCAQLGLFGEAVKRLEAAEAGPLAAAHIPAMFTRGLCLREMGNEPEARGIFETVYSRQPGFEDNAAALNDPKFRITVTTKAEIDSRTDRWDPSSVPEPEAETAEAKPDLLKQAQEELNEQIGLESVKAQVAKLESAATLARLRAERGLASASRSQHLAFTGPPGTGKTTIARVVAKIYCALGILKTDAVIEASRRDFVGQHLGSTAIKTGELIDRALDGVLFIDEAYTLIQTGLSGGDAFGREAVDTLLARMENDRDRLVVIIAGYDGEIDRFLASNDGLASRFARRIRFDSYSPEELGRIGTLMARKRDSVIADEAFDVLVQRLAPLYETTQVDQSGEVRRSIDLAGNGRFIRNVIEAAEEEREFRLSSGDIGIEDLDEEALMRIDAGDINAALDSVLGMLQR, from the coding sequence ATGGCAGATTTCATGCAAGCCCGCAGGGTGTTCGATGCCGGCGTCCTCGCGTGGGGAATCCCGGTCGACGGCCAGGAGGCCGAACGCGACGAGCGTTACGCGTCGCTGGCATTCAAGCGTGCCACCGAGTACGCGCCGATGATGGCCGATGCCTGGCTCGGTCGGCTGGCCACCGGTGACAACTCCGTCGACGTGCTGTTCAACATCTACAAGTACCGGGACTCGCTGTTCGTCGAGCAGCGACGGCTGGGCCTGCCGCCGCGGACCCTGGCCGGGCGGGCGTCGACCGGCTTGCTCATCGACTACCCCGTCTCCGATCCCTTCGAGGCGGCGGCCGCCTACGCCTGCGCCATGATCGGTGAAGGCGACCACGACGGTGCCGAGGCCGCGATCGATTCGGTGAGCACTCCGGACAAGCCACCGATCGTCGATTTCGCCCGTGGTCTCCTGCATTTTCGAACCCAGCGGTGGCCCGATGTCCTCACATCTCTCGCCCAGTCGCAGAACTGGCCGGACGAGTACATGAAAACCGTGGGCGACCTGATGGTCGGTTCGTCGTGCGCGCAGCTCGGACTGTTCGGCGAGGCCGTGAAGCGGTTGGAGGCGGCCGAGGCAGGCCCGCTCGCCGCCGCTCACATCCCGGCGATGTTCACTCGCGGACTCTGTCTGCGCGAGATGGGCAATGAGCCCGAGGCGCGCGGCATCTTCGAGACGGTGTACTCGCGCCAGCCCGGATTCGAGGACAACGCCGCGGCGCTCAACGATCCCAAGTTCCGGATCACGGTGACCACCAAGGCCGAGATCGATTCACGCACGGACCGTTGGGATCCGAGCTCGGTCCCGGAACCGGAGGCCGAGACCGCCGAGGCCAAACCCGACCTGCTGAAGCAGGCCCAGGAGGAACTGAACGAGCAGATCGGGCTCGAGTCGGTGAAGGCCCAGGTCGCCAAGCTCGAGTCGGCCGCGACCCTGGCCCGCCTGCGGGCCGAACGCGGCCTCGCCAGCGCCTCTCGCAGCCAGCACCTGGCGTTCACCGGGCCGCCCGGTACCGGCAAGACCACCATCGCCCGGGTCGTCGCCAAGATCTATTGCGCACTGGGCATTCTCAAGACCGACGCGGTCATCGAGGCCAGCCGCCGGGACTTCGTCGGCCAGCACCTCGGTTCCACGGCCATCAAGACCGGCGAGCTCATCGATCGCGCCCTCGACGGCGTGCTGTTCATCGACGAGGCCTACACCCTCATCCAGACCGGTCTGTCCGGCGGTGACGCATTCGGTCGCGAGGCGGTCGACACCCTGTTGGCCCGCATGGAGAACGACCGCGATCGACTCGTCGTGATCATCGCGGGGTACGACGGTGAGATCGACCGGTTCCTGGCATCCAACGACGGTCTCGCATCTCGGTTCGCCCGCCGTATCCGATTCGACTCGTACTCTCCGGAGGAACTGGGACGGATCGGCACATTGATGGCCCGCAAACGGGATTCGGTGATCGCCGACGAGGCGTTCGACGTACTGGTCCAGCGACTCGCGCCGCTCTACGAGACGACGCAGGTCGATCAGAGCGGCGAGGTCCGCCGCAGCATCGACCTCGCCGGCAACGGCCGATTCATCCGCAACGTCATCGAGGCGGCCGAGGAGGAACGGGAGTTCCGCTTGAGCAGCGGCGACATCGGGATCGAGGATCTCGACGAGGAGGCGCTGATGCGGATCGATGCCGGTGACATCAACGCGGCCCTCGACAGCGTGCTGGGGATGCTGCAGCGCTGA
- a CDS encoding PE family protein, translating into MSENELSVDPSELHTAAARLDALAHRLESTMNTHAAGLKVPASGSDEVSVRAADTFNTVAEDFGTDGDNAAHELRKIAAVLRLQANTFGRAEDTNLTTFLA; encoded by the coding sequence ATGAGCGAGAACGAGCTTTCGGTCGACCCGAGCGAGTTGCACACCGCCGCAGCGAGACTCGACGCGCTGGCGCATCGCCTCGAGTCGACGATGAACACCCACGCGGCGGGGCTCAAGGTCCCCGCATCGGGATCCGACGAGGTCTCGGTCCGAGCAGCCGACACCTTCAACACGGTGGCCGAAGATTTCGGTACGGATGGCGACAACGCCGCACACGAGCTCCGCAAGATCGCTGCCGTGCTCCGACTGCAGGCGAACACCTTCGGCCGTGCCGAGGACACCAATCTGACGACCTTCCTCGCCTGA
- a CDS encoding glycerophosphodiester phosphodiesterase, translating into MTGVEQISRSGKPAVVAHRGASEALPEHTLAAYELALTQGADGLECDVRLTSDHELVCVHDRTVDRTSNGTGVVSEMSLAELRDLDFGSWHQAGRPATVLTLRELLSLTLDWRRPVRLFIETKHPVRYGSLVEQKLLSLLHEFGVGMPPSADHSRAVVISFSSAGVWRIRRHAPMLPTILLGDTARLLGGSAATAVGATGIGPSVETLRLNPDLVDRAAAAGRVTYCWTVDEQVDVQLCADLGVRWLATNRPAKVRDWLVTVD; encoded by the coding sequence ATGACGGGCGTGGAACAGATCTCTCGGTCAGGTAAGCCCGCCGTGGTGGCGCACCGCGGCGCGTCGGAGGCGCTGCCCGAGCACACGCTCGCGGCCTACGAGTTGGCGCTGACTCAGGGGGCGGACGGACTCGAATGCGACGTCCGGCTCACCAGCGATCACGAACTGGTCTGCGTCCACGACCGTACGGTCGACCGGACGTCGAACGGAACCGGCGTGGTGAGCGAGATGTCGCTGGCTGAGCTGCGCGACCTCGACTTCGGCAGTTGGCACCAGGCGGGCCGGCCTGCGACTGTCCTCACCCTGCGGGAGCTGCTCTCGCTCACGTTGGACTGGCGACGTCCGGTGCGGCTGTTCATCGAGACCAAGCATCCGGTCCGCTACGGGAGCCTCGTCGAGCAGAAGCTGCTGTCGCTCCTGCACGAGTTCGGTGTGGGGATGCCGCCGTCTGCGGATCACAGTCGTGCGGTGGTCATCTCGTTCTCTTCGGCCGGGGTGTGGCGGATCCGACGCCATGCACCGATGCTGCCGACGATCCTGCTCGGCGACACCGCCCGTCTGCTCGGCGGCAGCGCCGCGACGGCGGTGGGAGCCACCGGTATCGGGCCATCTGTGGAAACCCTGCGGCTCAACCCGGATCTGGTGGACCGAGCGGCTGCGGCAGGCCGCGTCACCTATTGCTGGACGGTGGACGAACAGGTCGACGTCCAACTCTGTGCGGACCTCGGAGTGCGTTGGCTCGCGACGAATCGTCCGGCGAAGGTCCGTGACTGGCTGGTCACCGTCGACTGA